From Xiphophorus hellerii strain 12219 chromosome 9, Xiphophorus_hellerii-4.1, whole genome shotgun sequence, a single genomic window includes:
- the LOC116726218 gene encoding regulator of G-protein signaling 5-like, producing the protein MCKGLAALPQTCLERAKEIKSKLGVLLQKPDNAIDLIIPYPEKVDKKPEKLQKPTPEEAAQWRESLEGVLNNSYGLAAFRSFLQSEFSDENIEFWMACEDFKKTKNPMKMTAKAKKIYEDFIQSEGPREVNIDHFTKDVTLRNLVTLSSSTFDLAQKRIYALMEKDSFGRFLRSDQYLELLVN; encoded by the exons ATGTGCAAAGGATTAGCTGCATTACCTCAAACTTGTCTTGAAAG GGCCAAAGAGATCAAGTCAAAGTTGGGAGTTTTGCTTCAGAAGCCTGATAATGCTATCGACCTCATCATCCCATACCCGGAGAAGGTTGACAAGAAGCCGGAGAAGCTGCAGAA GCCTACTCCTGAGGAGGCTGCTCAGTGGCGTGAGAGTCTGGAAGGAGTCCTGAACAACAGCT ACGGCCTGGCTGCTTTCCGCAGTTTCCTTCAGTCTGAGTTCAGTGATGAAAACATCGAGTTCTGGATGGCCTGTGAGGACTTCAAGAAGACAAAGAATCCTATGAAGATGACTGCCAAGGCCAAAAAGATCTATGAAGACTTTATCCAGTCAGAGGGACCCCGAGAG GTGAACATTGACCACTTCACCAAGGATGTGACCCTGAGGAACCTGGTGACTTTGTCATCTTCTACCTTTGATCTGGCTCAAAAGAGAATTTATGCCCTGATGGAGAAAGACTCCTTTGGCCGTTTCCTCCGTTCTGACCAGTACCTGGAGCTTCTGGTCAACTAA
- the rgs16 gene encoding regulator of G-protein signaling 16: protein MCKGLVSLPACCLERAKELKARLGILLQKPICTLSCCKIGKNKPTLEECLKWKESFERLLSSRYGLCAFTAFLVSEFSEENIAFYFACEDYRRTKCPTKLLTKAQKIYNEFISSEAPREVNIDHETRDITKANLMNPSPSCFDQAQHRIYMLMTKDCYPRFLHSPVYRDLLCQAKPSTKLTNLPHLVKKV from the exons ATGTGTAAAGGACTTGTATCGCTGCCTGCCTGCTGCTTGGAAAG aGCCAAGGAGCTGAAAGCAAGGCTGGGAATTCTTCTGCAAAAGCCCATTTGCACTTTATCCTGCTGCAAAATAGGGAAAAACAA ACCAACCCTGGAGGAATGCCTGAAGTGGAAAGAATCATTTGAAAGGCTACTGTCCAGTAGAT ATGGATTGTGTGCCTTCACAGCCTTCCTGGTTTCTGAATTTAGCGAGGAGAACATTGCATTCTACTTTGCTTGTGAAGATTACAGAAGAACCAAGTGTCCTACCAAGTTACTCACCAAAGCCCAGAAGATCTATAATGAATTCATCAGCAGTGAAGCTCCACGAGAG GTAAATATTGACCATGAAACCCGTGACATAACCAAAGCCAACTTGATGAACCCGTCGCCGTCTTGTTTCGACCAAGCTCAGCACAGGATCTACATGCTGATGACCAAAGACTGCTACCCTCGCTTTCTCCACTCTCCAGTTTACAGGGATCTACTGTGCCAAGCTAAACCGAGCACAAAACTCACCAATCTGCCCCATCTGGTCAAAAAAGTGTGA